One genomic window of Scatophagus argus isolate fScaArg1 chromosome 16, fScaArg1.pri, whole genome shotgun sequence includes the following:
- the c1qtnf6a gene encoding complement C1q tumor necrosis factor-related protein 6, protein MLGVFLLLSLTSLVALVPPPPPPLPCRRCCDHLDPAEGSGAQPPNGGFSYVPEVHTYINMTILKGDKGERGDRGTPGKAGHEGPPGSRGPMGSKGSKGEAGLPGDPCKVQHSAFSVGRRKSLHSLEAYQTLLFDTVFVNLEGHFDMFKGKFICHNPGTYFFNVNIHTWNFKETYLHIMKNNTEQAIVYAQPSDRSIMQSQSVMLQLEPSEEVWIRLYKRERENAIYSDDVDVYITFNGYLINA, encoded by the exons ATGTTGGGtgtcttcctccttctgtcccTGACCTCCCTGGTGGCCCtggttcctcctcctcctcctcctttaccGTGCAGACGCTGCTGTGACCACCTGGATCCTGCAGAGGGCAGCGGAGCCCAACCTCCCAACGGAGGGTTCAGCTATGTGCCGGAGGTCCACACCTATATCAACATGACCATCCTCAAAG GTGACAAAGGAGAACGTGGCGACAGAGGAACGCCTGGTAAAGCGGGACACGAAGGCCCTCCAGGCTCCAGAGGCCCCATGGGCTCAAAAGGCAGTAAGGGTGAGGCTGGTCTTCCAGGAGACCCCTGTAAAGTCCAGCACTCCGCCTTCTCGGTCGGCCGTCGAAAATCCCTCCACAGCCTTGAGGCCTACCAGACTCTTCTGTTTGACACAGTGTTTGTCAACCTGGAGGGACACTTCGACATGTTCAAGGGGAAGTTCATCTGCCACAACCCGGGAACCTACTTCTTCAATGTCAACATTCACACGTGGAACTTCAAAGAGACGTATCTACACATCATGAAGAACAACACAGAGCAGGCCATTGTGTACGCCCAGCCCAGCGACCGCTCTATCATGCAGAGTCAGAGTGTGATGCTGCAGCTGGAGCCGAGCGAAGAGGTGTGGATCCGCCTGTacaagagggagagggagaatgCAATTTACAGTGATGATGTAGATGTCTACATCACTTTCAATGGATACCTCATCAATGCatag